CCTGCGGGACCTCGATGGGCTTCAGCGAGACCCCCGGCCCCGtgccccccgcggcccccgcgcccgccgccgccgccgccatgcTGCTGCCGCCCGCTACCACCGCGCAGACATCGCCTCGGCTGCAGCCGCTGCTCTACCGAGACTCACAACACCACCCCACTATCACTTCACTACCACTATTTCGCGCCGTTTTATGAGACCTGCGGATGAATCTAATTCGATAGAGCCAGTCATTAGAAGCCCACTCAGCCAAGAGTAGGCGATAGATATCGACAACAACTAATGATACGAATTGATTTACTGAGAGCGCTCTCGATTCGCCAGCTCTCGTTTCGGTCGTTCGCCCATTTACAATTTCTTATTCGAAAATGTCAAATTTCATCTAATGACATGATACAAGGTTGTCAAAAAAATTGCTCTGTGTACATTAAAGTAAGAATCAAGGAtgcttagaataataataataacataaaatgaacaaatattattcaaaaaataatatttgctacccacatacctaattaaaaatcatttattttatttttatttagtttttattgaaaatccaACAGCGTTACATTGTAAAAATTAATGCTAAGTACAAACAAAACAGTAAGGCTAATAATAGGATTCACAGTAAGATTACTATAGTAAATTCTATATCGAGATCGGGACAGATCACAAAAAAGGCTTAAAaaacttaggtatatataagTAACATAACTATAATCTTATCAATTAGATAACTTAAATGTAACTAAATAGGTCCAACTAACTGCATAATGATGTGAGTATAGTACTTAcgtaattaaagttaaaattaaaatcttgtTTGTAAGGCAATAAAACCATCATTCATCAAGTAAAATTGATTAGCTTCTCAGAGTAGTGTTTGGGAAGAAGGATAGGGTAAGAAATAGGAATTAAGACTAATtatactaataaatataagttgtatatataaattactgttataaaaatattaaatagataatacataattacaatacatacataagtacttacgataagtaaaaatttactatcaaatacatacatataaatatataggtataattaatacattaaattaattaattggtAATGATAGGGGTAGGATAGATATTATCTGTTTGTGAGTATAtctataatttgttttttaaaacacattttagaacagttaaaaatatcaatatttcCGAATCTCTTGTTGAAAGTCTGTGTTATTCGGTTGAGTACAGAATTAGCAGCATAATTAGTGGAGCAAGATGGAACGTGAAACAAAGGCGTATGACGGGTGCGACGGCCTGGTACTCGGTATCCCACGCTACCTACCAGCTCAGGACAGTCTAGTAATCCTCGCACGATGTCATACAGCAAGCACATATCAAGCACTGTTCTGCGTTCTTCTAGCGTTAACAGTCCATGCAATCTGCACCCATCTATGTACGCGTCCACGGGTTTTCTAGCACGATAGTTTAGGTGgttgataaatattttttgtatacgCTCCAGTTGTGTTTTGTATATAACATATTGGGGTGACCAAATATGACAGGCGTATTCTAATATGCTGCGAACATATgcataaaaaaactatcttTATTGTGTGCGGATCATTAAAAAGTTGACAGGTACGTAAAACAAAACCTAAATTTTTGTATGCTTTGTTAGTGACTGTGTCTATATGTTTATCAAAAAGTAGTTTTTCGTCTAGTAAAACACCTAAATCTCGAATAACTCTTACCCGGTTGACATTTATACCGTTCAAATGGTAATTGTAATATGTAGATAGGGGATCTCTTGCGTGTAAAACTTATACATTCACATTTGTTCGCATTTAcagtaatattgttattttcgtaaaatttacataatctgTTGAGATCAGCTTGAATTGCGGCACAGTTTTGTTCATTGGTTAccctaaaaaatatttttttgtcatcgGCGTAAAGAAGATGTTTGGAGAATTTAAAACAGTCAGTTATATCATACAGGTATGCACAATAGAAAAGCGGGCCCAAATGAGATCCCTGTGGGACGCCTGTAGGGATAGAAACATAATCAGACCGATATCCTCCAATAACAACTGCCTGAGATCTATTGGTGAGGTAAGATTTGATCCAACGTAGAAGATCTCCGTGAATTCCGAGGTTATGTAGTTTTACGAGCAGGATGACATGATCCACACGATCGAAAGCCTTTTCAAAATCTGTGTAGATCACGTCAACCTGCCCGCCACCGTCCATAGCACCCATCACATAGTTCAGAAAAGTTGCCAAATTAGTAATAGTCGAGCGTCTGCGAAGGAACCCGTGTTGTTTATCTGAGATCCCCTTGCTTATAATAGGATATATGACATCATAAACAagtttttcaaataatttacCCATGGTATTTAGTATTGAGATTCCCCTATAGTGCTCAACTTTGGTTTTCGACCCCTTTTTATGAACTGGTACAATTTGTGCAGTTTTCCACTTTTTTGGGAACGTCCCTTCACGTAAAGAGCGGTTAAAAATTAGAGTGATAGGGAAAGAAATCGACTTCGTACATTGTTTCCAGAAAAAAGGTGGGACTCCGTCGCTTCCCGGTCCCTTTGTGATCTTAAAACCTGAAAGACAGTCGTTGTTTGAGCTTGAGTTATGAGAAACGAAAGTTCCAATGGGAGTACCAAAAACACTCtggaaaaaattattaaaggcATTACAAATATCACGACCATCCGTAAATTTGTTATCACCATATGTTACAGCCTTAGGATAATTAGATCCCCCTCTAAGTGATTTCACGTAGGACCAGAAAGCAACCGGGTTCACTTTAATAGAATTCTCGATGTTCGAAGTATATTTCTTGAAACAGAGATTATGGACACGCAGTTGCCTCGCGCGAAGTAGTTTAAACTCATCGTAATCCCTGGGATTGCCGAACTTTTTCCATCGTCTGTGAACTTtaagtttttctttcattattttaagCAAGGCCGGACTATACCACGGGGGAAATTTAGAATTATTAGTTTTCAAAggaatgtgtttttttatacatattagaATGTGCCGATAAAATACATCCACTGCTTCATCCACACAACATGGTCCTAATTCGGTAAGCCAAtcaatttttgttaaatattcgTTAATAGCAACATAATCTCCTTTCCTAAAGTTAGGTTTTGGTACATGCACCTCTTTTAAAGAAGTTATGGAAAGATCTTGTACTTCAATAGTAAATGCTGGATGAGCTTTGTCTTCTTTAATAAATGGTGTAAGTGATTTCTCGATGATTAATGGTAAAAAATCAAGtcataaataattgtaaataggagcggtggtagctcagtcgggtaagcgcccgcttctcacgcaagagatgcgggttcgaatcccggcgctgacatgtaccaatgagttcttttaacttaagtacaatgtataccatcgctcttacggtgaaggaaaacatcgtgaggaaacctgcatatctagatttagcacatctagatatgtgaactcaccaacccgcagtggaccagcgtggtgggaaatggtccaagcttaggaaggcagtttagaccttggggatatgcacaaaggttccactcgagagagccaggtgcaggtacttacacccccacagagaatagaatagaatagaatagaattgtaaataaagatagAGGACCAAGGAAACCGTAGACTAATTCTGGTTTACGAAAAATAACAATTGAATTTCATACTTCATGgtagaaaatttaaaataaacttagcAACATTTTTGTAAGGCTCAAAATATTAACAATCTTACTTCGTCGATCGCAAAATTTGATTCCCCGACGCGGGAAGAGTGAGTGAGTAAACTCTACTTTTGTTAATATAGTGTATAGGTACTAATTTTGTTAAGAGGAGAAGAAATCATTGATAAGAGTCCCCGTCACCATTGActtcaaaatatattaatagaAAGGACTTGGAAAAAGTAGTATTTATACTCTTTGGCTGCACTACCCTGCACTCAATCTTGCTCCACTCATGCACTCGTGCACGATCTTTTGGGACAGTTCGTGCACACTTAGTCGCGGCGCGGCTGACAGCTGCGTCCgtaagccgcgtccgctaATGTGTCGGCGCCTTAAAGACTTTTGTGGTGGCGCTTGGGTGGCGCGGACTCGGCGAGAGGGAGAGGACAACCATCGACATGGTGGTTCAATATCGAGGATATGAAAGCCTAAAACCTGATCGCATCGACGGCCCGGGCGGCCCGACCTCAGCTAAAATGGCAAGAGGGCaggagaaagaaaaaagaatgaaacattgtatttcattttaataataacagtGCAACAAAATGACTTTAATCAACATAACTTTTAAATGTAGacatttgtaataatttaacattaattattttatacagatACTTATACAACAAGCAGGCACCtcgataaataataataatatacttaataaaatatttaggtagttaatattaaaaaatatagtaaaaaacATGTGTTTTCTTAGTaaatatagttaggtacaaattagtaaaaaatatcaaacatTGGCAACAGCAGTCAAAAGGTTTATGTAAATATCAATTCCCTTCAAAAATATGTCGGCTTTGAGAAACTCGTTGTGATCGTGAAGCAGGACCGGCGTGTTGTTCATGGGAGAGAACCCGAAGGCGGGGATGCCCACCTTGCGCACGTAGCGGCTGTCCGTGGCGGCCGGGAAGATGCGGCAGTCCAGCTGCAGGCCCCTGCGACCAGAAACACCATCATCTGGAGTGTGTCTTTTGTACTAATTTATAGGACTTAGGTACAAAGATATGgataaatttcaaaattcttgtaggtagttaggtaacTTGAGGCTTTACAGGCGTCTTGGAAACCGATAGTTAAGTTCTCCAATCGCGAGTTAAGAATTTTACGGGCTACATTACACTGCACGGTGGTACTACCGAGGTATATAATTTTCTCCCACTACACTACATTTTCGTAATGATGATAGTTTTATCAACCACTTACATTTTGTCAGCAGCAGATTTGAAAGCCATCCAAAATGGATTAGAGTTATCCATTTTAGTATTTGGAACGCAAGGGTTTCGCTGCTCAAACTCATACGTAACCCCGTCCCCAGCCTCTTTCAGCCATTGTTTGATCTgttagtataaaaataatgttgttattattgtgttggtataatgtttttttttatgtattgtgtGTTAAAATCGTCAAgacatttaaaatgtttattttttatgcctacttacaaagttattttaaataatataagtatacttaacaACTTTTCTCATCACGACAcatcaattaaattaattgaaataCTTATGAttgaaaatattcatttattagACGTAAGCATGTCTATGACGAGATTGCAAATATTCCTATCGGTAACTGTGTTGGTACTGTGTCCTTCATTAAAAAGAATCTCACCATATTTTCAAACTCCACGTGGTCCACGGTCACAGCTATCCTTATATCAAATACAGCAGTCAATTTTTCTGGGACCACATTCGACTGTACGCCACCCTAAAAATTATTGTTAgatacattaaaatattttatttgtataataaaattattatttttatcaaagcCACTATTCATTGTAGCTACGTAACAAATTTTACGAAGTACTTACCATATGCCATTACAAATACAGAAAGCTTGTAAAAAAAGATGTACccataaataaagtaatttaagTGAGGCACTCAGTCACAATTTCAATGAATTAACTTACATATACTTGCGTAAGGTTAATAGTAGTTACATCCCCAATAGTCAACTTTGGATTACTTTCCAATAcgtctttttctttttgtctCAGGTCCATAAACTTGTCTATTACGTATCTTAgctgcaaaaataaaaataaaatattacaaataaaacattattgaacaccacatacctacctagcaATCTCTTAAGGGCATATTTGGTATGGGCTATTTACCTTTTCACCCGCTGTGTTGTCTAACAGCAGCGAGCCGTGGCCGGGCTGGCCGGTGCAATGAATGTGCAGCTCTGCAATACAAAGTAAGTTAGGCGGAAACCTCACTAAATCACGTATTttaggtacaaaaaatacttacgcCAAATGCTCCTTTCACCATAGAACAAAATAAACTCTTCACCAGGATTGGCCATTCCTTCATCCAAAGCAAATCCTACATTTAAAGATTTGAAGTCTTCTGTATGCACAAACTTGGCCATACCATCGTGTCCTCCGATTTCTTcatctgaaattaattttgtcAATAAACACAAATTTGTCATAGCGCGAAAATCATTTTCTGAGTAAAAAAATGTGAGGCTTATTTTTTTGGTTAGCTTGAACCACTTCATACTCACATGATTTTCTGATCGATGCGtggtaaaacttttttaacaTGAATTCTATTTAAAGCGTATCTTAAAGAAGCCCCTACTAAAGAATTTTGGCGCTTAGCTCCTATAAATATaaggaaaattatatttaccaGGCACAAAAGAGATATGAAGTGTTCTCTTCAAGCGGACACCGTCTTGCTGCAGCCGGCGGATAGCCTCGAGGTACTGGATGCCGACGCACTTCATGTCCTGAGATCCTCTCGCGAATATCTTCCCGTCGGCGTCCATATGAGCGCTGAATGGAGGGTGTTTCCAACTATTCTGAAATTTTAACCCATAATATGTATTACATTTCAGtaataagtttaaaattaatgtaataACTTTATGcccttctattctattctctgtgggggtgtaagtaccagCACcaggctctctcgaatggaacctttgtgcatatccccaaggtctaaactggcCTTCTTAAGCTTGGGCCATTtcgcgggttggtgggttcacacaaATGTGCTTAATCTAGATAATATGCAGGTCTCTCACGATATTTTGCCTTCACCGTAAGACCGACGGCATTCACGGTCCACATACTCATTGGTACATTCAGCACCGGGACCTGCATCTTTGGCGTGAGAACCTGGCGCTTACCAGtttgagctaccaccgctcgctCCTTTATGGCCGTATTTAACTTAATTGTAGTAGTATGTACTTGGAAAACGGGCACGACGTCCATGTGTGAGTTGAGCAGCACGGCGGGCAGCGCGGGCTGGACGCCGGCCCATGTCAGCACCACGATGGGCTTCCCGCGCACCGGCTCGTACACGCGCGCCGGCAGCCCCAGTCCCGCCGCCTGCGCGCGCAGAAACGACACGCACGCATCtgaaattgtatttataaatgtttacttGTTACAATAATTGTGATCGTTTTTGTTTGTGATACATAAGCATGGGATTAGCATGTGAGTGACGTACACTTTAagtaacatttataaataagtactgtacctacctacatattctattctattctctgtgggggtgtaagtacctgcacctggttctctcgaatggaacctttgtgcatatccccaaggtctaaactgccttcctaagcttggaccatttccccaccacgctggtccactgcgggttagtgggttcacatatctagatgtgctagatctagatatgcaggtttcctcacgatgttttccttcatcgtaagagcgatggtatacattgtacttaagttaaaagaactcattggtacatgtcagcgccgtgatcaaacccgcatctctggcgtgagaagcgggcgcttacccgactgagctaccacggTTCTTACTACATCATATTATTACATTCGATTCTGATTGAGTTATAGTTAAGTAGTTATCCTCCTAACATTCCTACTGGTTTACTAAGTATATTCCTGTTATTATGCAATTTAGTTGTCATGTCATCTCAATTGCATCCTCCCGTGCTAGGCATCATTAACTGCTAAAGTGTTATATCCTGATCCCTGATTGATATATGGATAGCTACATCTACTTTGTTTATctgacatgtaggtaactacctacctacattgcCGAACTACCTAGCGATACTGTTTGGgttaaaaattgtaaataaagaagaatggcgaaacctgacccgctttgcataagttagcagccactcaccaaacctattttaagttattgataaaaatgtctattatcagggaaaaatattaaaaaaaatctaaaccatggggttcttgagatattaggtttcaaaagtaaattaattaaatatttttttttcgttaaataagaCTTTGCTGAATGGTACACgaacaaataagttttataatctaaatcatgggattcccaattcatagcgcatcacaaaatgtattacctacatgattttatttatgcaaataatatcataattgtttttgcacatttcacactcagaaacctatttttataaagagaccaatttcaaaaattatttcattctattcaagttcccgttatcccgaagtaacataaaatactttttagccaggaattcccacggaaacacttttagaatcaatttttagctcaagggtaacatctagtacagtagaaagacttgatctttcagcacctatatcttcgttctcccatgtctcataataataaaattaatacctagtagtcacggactacacatcagtgtatgtttcatcaatggccgctctgggtcatggcgccatagagaaatggccattctcctttgtGTTATAAATTCCATAAAGagcgttaaaaaaactatgtaaATAAGTCATGgatgtaagtataggtattagTGCCCAATTATCGTTAAAAACCCCCGAAATTCAAAGTCTCATTACTTTTGAACGGATAAggtgattttgataaaataaggCTAAGAACATTTGGGGTAACATCACATGgcccaaataaaaataaatcgatAATTGGTTCAGTCGTTTCGAAACTACGCTACctcagacagatacacagaccgattaaacttataacaccctttTTTCGTCGggggtaaaaaaaatattcgttcaGAGGGGGCGCTTTTTTTACTTGTAAACGTGTAAACAGGTAcaataatatgaatattatCATTGTATGTGTTGACCTTGCATATTATGATGAGGTAttatgtagataataagtcGGGTAATGTAGGAGGAGCGAAACTACCTAAAATTTTCTAGTTACATTTACTAAAAGGAGAcattccataatattttttaaatttagagagtataggtacttaattaagtatattctataatatatatcggtaggtacttaccataaTTTACATTTGGCTGGACACttggtatttttaaatattcccTGAAGTTTTTGATGGCGACATTATCTTCATAGTTTGCCATCGTAGCGCTGGTTGCGGGTTGATCTCAGtggctggcggcggcggcggcggcgggaggTCCTCGGGCGGCGGGCTCCGGCTGGCGAGTGCGGAGACGACGGAGGGAGCCGCTGCCGCTGCAATAAACGCTGTTTAGTGATAAAGTAATCATGTGCAAACACCAACCTACattatctaataaataacatgATACTTCGCGACGCTATGAAATGtattcatattatgtatctagttAGGTATTTACCCACACAGTATTTACacccaacaaaaaaaatatgatgctTATCGAAGAACCTACATTTTTTCTTCGATGGTGATGCTTTATAAATTTTCTCAGAATTAATTTTCAGCTTATggagataagtaggtactaggttaggtacgagtacctacctaccttctGGAACCTCTTTGTTGGGTTTGAAACGGATTTGAAAAATACAacgtaaaatattataagtaggtacctatatggcATCGACAAACTGATCGAATATAAGTAATGACATCCGGTGAATCCGGTTTCAGGGCAAAAAGACTGATCGGATAAGTGGGAACGGTCTCTTATCTCCAAACaacttagggtgggttgcaccatttaactttaactattacaaacgtcaaatcccttgacgagagagatcaatcttcaagatatttgacgtttgtaataattaaagttaaatggtgcaacccacccttaaattcaccataatttatttatgatacaaTACAGTCCATTTATTAAGTCATAGAAACGGAAATGGATCCTCGAtcctaattaattatttaagccAGTATTGAATCGATATATCGAGCTTTCGAGAGGATTGACTGgtataaaatgcttttagcattaagtcaaCTCTTtagtacatttatttataagaatatatttgtgcaataaaggatttaaaaaatcaataactaggtacatttaatttagtaactaggtacctaccaattaCCTATCATACGATTAACTTACACTTCGGGGGATAACTTTAGAAGTAACTAGCGACATCTAACGGTTGCTATACTTTACTAACTTACATTTCTTGTTTAGAGCTTGTTTACATTGATCCTAACCTAGATCAACCACTAAAATCCTTTAGAAATGAAAGTGCTGTctcgtatttttataaaattttaatataacaaGACTATAGACTGTTTGTCCATATCGATAGCCACAATCACAACATCCGGTTCATCCATCAATGCCATATTTAATGTTCCAACTTACCTCAATACACTGAAAATACGTGGAAAATATCAAATCACTTTGGTTGCATAGGTTTGAAAGAGCGAGATGGAGTAATCGTGAGTGTTGCCACATCCGGTAAATAAGAAACCAACCCAACTTGGTAGAAAAGATTCTGCAAACTGACATTGACAACCAACAAGTCCAATAATACACACAGAGTACTTCTACTTCTGCCAATGTTCTGCCATAATGGGGagtaacgcgtgtgaatttgccgctaggggcgctggtgtcgactgaggttaagtgacattttacttttcatataatttgtttggcgggcttcgtgataaattatattttcgttcatttccctgttgaaaagtgatctcttttcgcgaaattatcgcaaatatggattatttatcgatgaatgtgcacgctttgaaagctgaattaaggaaaagaggcgcataaataagcggtctcaaagagcagctaattcagaggttagtttgtttactgtttacaaacttattttttacgaaatgtatgcttgtttgcttaggtaacagctatgtttttgctttttacagacaccaagactatgaccgtaacagtaacttggttgttaacgtagaggacagcatcatacaacaaaatgattcagtgtatactgttgagtggccttaagaaactttgtatagcagtgtaaacactaaaaatgaaactccagatctagatattgtcaccaatgagtaactactttggaatttatgtacagtgtacataccatcgctcttacggtgaatgaaaacatcgtgataaaacctgcatatctagattttcgaacccaccaacctgcagaggaccagtgtggtaggaaatggtccaagcttaggagtggagtttagaccttaaggcggacatggacaaaggctccattcgagtgagccaggtgcaggtactgacacccccacaaataatagaatacttagtatactatactaccattattaagtttcaactaacaactcaaccagcattcattgtgtggattactaatgtgttatattttttgtatagcagtgtgtttaaacggagaggataaataaaagttaaatcagtgtgtaattctcttatttttagtgtatttattaaatgcctaatccttatttacattatgttctttctgaaattggttataatgattttcacaaacacgagataatcggataataattatttcacaagccactgttttagaacagttttatcacttggtaacatatgtcctccttttctttcccaATATAACGGATCTGAACaacattgcggcatagtaactcgatatgatgatagttattttataattaatatatttggcgccaatttgataaagtcgcctttgataaatttgacagctatggtacctctttacctcagtcgacagtggcgccaactggtgagcaaaaaaacggtagtccccattaTGTCATGTTTGCGTTTTTCgttatgttattgtttgttttgcaGTTTG
This window of the Plutella xylostella chromosome 12, ilPluXylo3.1, whole genome shotgun sequence genome carries:
- the LOC105381157 gene encoding aminoacylase-1, whose protein sequence is MANYEDNVAIKNFREYLKIPSVQPNVNYDACVSFLRAQAAGLGLPARVYEPVRGKPIVVLTWAGVQPALPAVLLNSHMDVVPVFQNSWKHPPFSAHMDADGKIFARGSQDMKCVGIQYLEAIRRLQQDGVRLKRTLHISFVPDEEIGGHDGMAKFVHTEDFKSLNVGFALDEGMANPGEEFILFYGERSIWQLHIHCTGQPGHGSLLLDNTAGEKLRYVIDKFMDLRQKEKDVLESNPKLTIGDVTTINLTQVYGGVQSNVVPEKLTAVFDIRIAVTVDHVEFENMIKQWLKEAGDGVTYEFEQRNPCVPNTKMDNSNPFWMAFKSAADKMGLQLDCRIFPAATDSRYVRKVGIPAFGFSPMNNTPVLLHDHNEFLKADIFLKGIDIYINLLTAVANV